AGGGTTAGGTCTTTCTATTGCCAAATGGATTGTCTTCACTCACGACGGAAGTATTAAAGTCAGCGTCAATGAAAATGGAGGCACGACATTTAAAATAAAACTACCCATGTAAATAAACAATGTAAAAATAGCCGAACTCAGAAAGAGTTCGGCCTTTCTATTTTTAATATGGATCTGCTTCATGTCCCATTTTTTTTGCCTTATCTGTCGCCTCATCTGCTTCAGCCGTGCTTGTATGTGTGGTATCGTTTCTCATTTCCATCGCATTTGCTACGCCTTCTTTGACACGTCTTCCATAATCCTCGTCTGCATTCGTAAAATATTCAATCATTTTATCCTGAATTTCTGTTCTGCAAACTTTGAGTGCGTCGACCAAATTGCTGATGAGCTCATCTCTTTCCCAGTCCTCAAAACTCCTATATGGTTACCAGCTTGTCCAAAATCATTGGTGCGGTCAATTTTTTCACAAACCAATTTGTCATTATAGTGTGGTTCATGAACTTTACCTACCTGTTCAGCTTCTTTTATACCTCCAATAACGGAAGGCTCATAATTGGTGTGCGGACTTTGACCTGGTGCCAAATCTACGTGATAGGACATTTGCCCGCCCCGCTGATTGGTTGCCACCCGCTTTTTAGGTGCATTAATAGGAAGCTGTAAATAGTTCGTGCCTACGCGATATCGCTGTGTATCTGAATACGAAAACGTCCTGCCTTGAAGCATCTTATCATCTGAGAAATCCAAGCCATCCACCAATACTCCCGTACCAAACGCAGCCTGCTCTACTTCATTAAAATAATTTTCCGGATTTTTATTTAATACCATTTTACCGACTTTTAAAAAGGGGAACTTGTCAGTTGGCTGGATTTGTCCCTCTTGCTATTATTGGATCCATCTTGATTGGAGCCGTCTTACTTGTCTTTATTAACAAGATAAAGATTGAAAACCCTTATTTATTAGTTGTTCGATACAATAGCACTTCGATTGAAAAATCACTGGAACATTTTATTGCTCGACATGCCCTAAAGCATTCTCTTAAATCAAAGTCTGCGATGCCAGGTAATGATTTTGAAGTAACCTATGAAATAAGAGTCAAAGATCATGACCTAGATTTTATTAATCATATTTCTAGCATGGAAGATGTAAAATCAGCGATTATGTTAAGCTATGACGGCAATTTTACTGCTTAATGTTTATTGAAACACAAAATAGAATGAGCAAAATCAAACGCCTAGAGAATAATAGCTCTAAGCGTTTGATTTTAATTATTTATCGTGACTATTATTAATTTTTTACCATCCGTTTCACACATGATAAAACTTACATAGACTAATGATGACTTTCCAAATTATTTATCTAGGGAGATGACTGTAATTTGTATAACCCTTACCAATATAATCCTTATCACTTTAGTCAAACTCAGCAATATAACTCAAACCCAAATAAACACACGGTATTAAGAACTGTCGAGCCTTTTGTGCAATATGGATTAAATGAAGCAAAACACACTTCTTATGCTCATGCATTACGAGAGGTTGCAGCTATTACCTACCTTATGGGTATGGGATATGATCCTAACATGGCCCACAGGATCGTTGAGTCTTGGGAGATCAACGAGGTATTTTATCCAGGGCAAAGATTTAATTCCTAGCCAATCAAAAGGTAATAAGGTAATAAACAAGACCAAATCGGATGTGATTTGGTCTTTCAACTAATAAATACAAATGATGTTACACCGCAAAAGAGGAACTACTCTCGCATAGTCTTTTAAACCACTAATTAACTTTTATTCATCTTCATCTTCTTCATTTTCATCTTTATCTTTATCTTTATCTTTATCTTTATCTTTTTTCCCCTTGTTTTTTTCCTTATTGCCCTTTCCATTATATTTCTTTTGATTTTCTTTTTCTTTTTCCTTCTCCTGCTCTTTTCTTGCTTTTTCCATTACTTCTTTTATCTTTTTTATTTCATTTTTGTATTTTTTTTCAATGCCTGATAAGGCAAATTTTTCATCAGAAAGCTCTGACTTTGCTTTTGATAGTATTTCTTTAAAAATAACAGGTGTGGTTCCACTGCTTGATGTACCTAAGTAATGAGTTTCATCCGTCTGATCATACCCAAGCCATACAGCTCCTACAACATCAGGCGTATAACCAACAAACCAATGATCCTTTGTACCCGCGTCGTTAGCAAAAGGCAGCTGAGTGGACCCTGTTTTACCAGCGATATCAATGCCATCCATAAAAGCCTTCTTCCCAGTACCCTCTTGTACGACACCTTTTAGCATGTAGGTGATTTTTTGCGCGATTTCAGGATCTGTTATTTTCGTAGACTTGTTCTTCCATTTCGCGATCACCTTTCCATCAGCATCTTCTATTTTTTGAATGGAGTGTGCCTCTGCCATGGTTCCATCATTTGCAAATGCAGAATATGCTTGTGCCATCAATAAAGGCGAGGTTCCTTCATGCATGCCACCAAGTGCAATTCCTAGAGAATGGTCTTCTTCTTGTAACGAAATACCGAACCGCTCTACTGATTTTGTCCCCTGCTCCAAACCTATTTCATTTAATAACCAAACCGGAGGCACATTGTACGAATTCACGACAGCATCATACATCGTTACCTCGCCACGGTATTGCTTATCAAAATTCTTTGGCTGGTACCCTCCAATATTAAGCGGACTGTCTTGTAATAAATCAAAGACTTCGTATCCTTGTTCTAATGCTGGTGTATATACTGCCAGAGGTTTCATCGTTGATCCAGGCTGTCTCACTAATTGTGTAGCCCTGTTAAAGCCAAGTAAAGTATGTTCGCCTCTTCCACCAACAAGCGCTTGAATTCCTCCACTTTCAGGAGCAATAAAAATCGCACCGCTCTGAAGAAGTTGATCGCTTTGACTAGCTGGAAAGAGATTATCATTCTGATAAACTTCTTCTGTCGCCTTCTGGATGGTTGGATTTAACTCTGTGAAAATATGAAGTCCACCTGAAAGAACTTCGTTTTTTGTCAGCTTATATTTCGTCATTGCTTCTTCAATAATGTGGTCCACATAATAAGGGTATTTTCCATCATACTCGTCTTCTACTTCTTCCTCTTTTAACACCACCGGTTGTTCTTTAGCCTTTTTAACATCAGATGCACTAATATATCCTTCCTGTTCCATCAAAGATAAAACAAGATTTCGTCGCTCTATAGATTTTTCCATATTCTTAAATGGTGATAGGATAGAGGGTGCTTTAATTAAACCAGCGAGCATGGCAGATTCACTTAAGGTTAGTTCACTTGCTTCTTTCCCAAAGTACGTTTTCGCAGCTCTTTGGATTCCCCATGCACCCTCACCGAAATAGATTTGATTTAAGTATCTCTCCATAATTTCGTCTTTTGAGTAGGTTCGTTCAATCTTTTTTGTAATGATGAGTTCCTTTATCTTTCGAGTATAGGTTCGTTCATGAGTCAAAAATGCATTCTTAGCCAACTGCTGTGTAACGGTACTACCGCCTGCAACAATATCTCCACTTAACATATTTTTGACAAAAGCCTTCATAATCGCAAAATAATTGATTCCACCATGATTGTAAAAACGTTGATCCTCGGTAGCGACCACTGCATGTATCACTTCTTCCGGGATTTGCTTAATTCCTACACCTTCAATACTCGAGTTGGAAATTTTGCTGGCTATCTCGCCATTTTGATCGTAAATAATCGTTGGCAGTGGTGCCGGCTTATTTAATTTACTAACATCACTCGTCCAGATGAAGATATTTACGACAAGTAAACCACATAAGGCAACTATTATTCCTGCTATAATCAATTTCTTAACTAAACTCTTATTTAAAAACTGGCTCCAATCCCGTTGTTTAGACGCCTTTCTTTGCTGTCTTTGTTCCATTCGTCCCACGTCTTTGACCACCTTTAATTCTACTAACTGCATTTATCTTTTTACATATTGCTCTATTTTAAAACGAAATTTATTAAAGTTAATGAGAAATAAGCCTTACATTCTATAGGACTAAAATATCATTATCAATAAAAAAAAGAGCATACCAATTATTATTGGCATGATCTTTTTTCGTTACCTTATGTTATTGATTAGTGGTTGGTGGTGTCTGGCTGCCATCTGGCGCTTCTCCTGTAGGAGGTGTTTGTCCACGATCAGGTCTTTGACCTCCGCCTCTCATGCCTCCGCCTCCAGGACCGCCGCTGCTGCCGGTTGTCACACCGGATTCATTAAGCCACGTTACAGAGTCCGAAATCGTAAATTCTACTACTTTGGTACCGCCAGTGTAATCTCCATCACTGTAAAGACCATCTGCCTCTTTACCTGTTGACGTTCCCCCAGAATAAAGCGTATAATCCTTATCCTTTTCGAGGTTTGGTGAGCTGATAAATACTGCTTGATAATCTTTCTCCGGTGCAAAGGTTGCTACTGTGTTTCCATCGCTGTCTTCAAGATGCAGGAGTGTACCTGCTGCTTGTGTTTCAGGATAGGTCATAACCATAGCATTCTGGATTGATTGTTCTGATGTAGCCTGTAACATCCCTGCACTACCTGCTGCAATCAAGAAACCACCCGTCATTTCAAAACTTTGATCGTAATCAAGTGAACCATTGCCATTGTCTGTCGGACCATTAACTAAAACGGTACCAGCAGTCATTTGGATCGCACCATTGGAATCGAGTCCATCACCTGCCGAGTTAACGGTAACAGTTCCACCTGAAATCGATAATAAATTGTCATCCGTTTCAGTGGATTGGAAGTCTATCCCTGAACCGTCATTTCCGCCGCCAACATTGATCCCATCGTCACTTGCAGTAACGTCAATTTCACCATCCGCTATACTTATGACTTTACTCTCAATTCCTTCATAGCTTTTGGTAATGTTTATTTTTCCACCTTTTGTAAGAACAGCTGTATCTCCATGTATACCATCATCTCCTGAGGCAATCGTCATTTCACCGTCTGTGATGGTGACGCTATTGTTGCTGTGTACGGCATCATCAGAAGAATCAATCTTAAAGCGTCCCCCACCGATAGCCACATCTACCGTTGCTTTTAATCCTTTTGCACTATCAGTTTCTGTTACTGTAGTGGTTGTCGTTGTGGTTTCATTGCCAGTTGGTCTCATATCATTTCCTTTCGTTGCTACCGTTTCTGGGCTGCCGCCACCAGAAGAAATGGTATAGTCTCCATCAGCAATTAATAAAGAGCTTTCAGCTTGAATTCCATCACTACTTGCTGTGATATCATACCTACCACCCTCAAGGGCTATATTTCCTTTCGACGAATCTTTATCATTGGATGACTTGATTCCATCTCCGCCGGCCACAATGGTAATCGTTCCTTCCTTAACTCCCACCACATCTCGTCCCATTAATCCATCATCTACTGAATCAATCTCAATGGTACCGCCTGTGATTCTTAATTCGTCTTTACTCGTTATTCCATTATTGTAATTTCCATGGACCGTTAGTTTACCAGTACCATTAATCGTTAGGTTGTCCTTACTAAAAAGGGCTGCATTCGGCTCATCAGATGAATCCTCTAGCACATATTCGGTTCCATCCGATAGCGTATTATCCGTACCTTCCGGAAGAGATACAACGGTTTTTCCTGCATTTTTCACATAAATCGGAGCTTGATTGCTACTGTTTATTGAGGCACCATTTAATACGAGCTTAACAGTTCCCTTATCTTCTGCATCGACAATGATTTGACCGTCATCTAGATTACCGCTAATAACATATACTCCTGCAGCCCTTAGGGTAACAACATTATTCGTTACTAACACTGCTCCTGTACCATCAAAGCTAGCACTAGCTCCATTTAATTCAATATAAGTTGGATATTCATTTTCCCAATCCGTGTAAAAATCGTCATCGCTATAGGAAATAGTTTCACCTATAACTGCACTAACCTCTTTATCTCCAATTGTACTTAACTCCTCCGTGTTTACAGCTGCTATGGTACTGGATTCGGTTGTCGAATCATTATTCTGACTGCAGGAAAACAAAAGGGTTGAGCATACTATGATAGAACCTGCTTTTAAAAACATTGATTTTTTCTTCACTATATTGTCTCCTTTTTCTATTTCTAACAAATCCGGGGTTTTGGTATTCATGACCATGGATTCATTTTATAAAGGAAACCTTAAACAAACCTTAACAATAGAGCCCGATCAATGAGTAGGATTAAGTAAATTACTATACATATATTTATTTTTAAAGGAAATGATGGAAATAGGTATCCGCTAATTGGAGGTCATATAATGGAAGTAGACAAGAAAGTAATGATTACAGCTGCAGAACTTGCTCAGCTTTGGGCTCAATACATGAATGACAGCGGCAGCGCTTGTGTTCTTACATTTTTTTTGGAAAAGGTGGAAGACCCAGAAATAAAACCTATTATTGAATTTGCATTACAATTATCCAAAAAACATATTGAAAAACTAACGGTCCTTTTTAATGAAGAGGATTATCCTGTCCCTTATGGTTTTAATGTAGATGAGGATGTTGATTTAGCCGCTCCGAAGTTATATTCAGACAGCTATGTTCTTCAATTTATCCACCAAATGTCAAAGATTGGTCTTACCACCTATTCAGCCAGCGTGGCATCAGCGGTACGATCCGACATTACAGATTATTACATAGAATGTCTTTCTGAAACGATGCAATTGTACAAAGTATCAAAGGATCTTTTATTGGAAAAAGGACTGTATGTAAGGTCTCCTCATTTACCAATGGAGAAGGTGGAATTTGTCAATAAGCAAGCCTTTCTTTGGGATGCAATCGGTGAAAAAAGACCATTAATTGTCGCGGAAGTAGGCAATCTATATGCAAACGCCCAGCGTAATATTTTAGGAACAGCTACTCTGATTGGATTTAGCCAGGTAGCGAAGGACAAGGAAGTTATTCAATTTTTGCTAAGAGGGATCGACATTGGTAAGAAACATATAAAATTGTTTGGAAAGAAATTGGAGGAATGTAACCTCCCTGTTCCGGCTAGCTTATCTGCTGAAGTCACAACAAGTACATCGTATACATTTTCCGATAAATTGATTATGTTCTTTACGGCCGGGTTAATTGGCTTAAGTATCGGTTATTACGGTACTGGTGTCGCTCAAAGTCCTCGGCTGGATTTGGGGGTCATGTATAACAGATTATCATTAGAAATTCAATTGTATTCAGAGTATGGCGCTAATATCATGATCAATCATAAATGGATGGAACAACCGCCAATGGCTGTAGATCGTGGTGAGTTAGGAACCGAAAAAACGTAAATGTACATGGAAAAGGCCGGTAATGTAACCGGCCTTTCTTGTGTTTATCTAAGTATTTATCACTTTATTGTTGTAGTTGGTTATCTTGGTCCATCTTTCCCTTTGCCAGACTACTGGTTTCAATATATTTGTATTCTTCCTCTAGGTCACTTAAGGTCCATTCATACAAATGTCGATCTTCTTTTTTGAACACACCCACTTTAAGCAGTTTATCTATAAGAAATTGCCTTCTTTGCTGGACTGCGGTTCGAAGAATGTTCTTCATACCATGTCACCTCCAGTTTTTTTAATGCTCCTAAGTTACCTATCCGATTGTAAACTTTTCCTTGGTGGGTGTGTGTCGATTTTTAGCATCTTTACCTACTCTTAAAGCAAACTTCATCTTAACTTAATAAATGATAATAAACTGTATTTTTATTAATGGTCTATGGTTTAGCCAATTTTTGATATGATAAATAAAAAGAAGTTAGCGGGGATGTTTTTGATAAATCTTAATAAGAAAATAAATCGCTTTTACATAACACTGTTTATTGCCTCTCTTGGAGGTATTCTCTTTTCGCTTTTAGGAATCCCTATTCCTTGGCTGCTCGGGCCGATGACAGCTGTTTTGATTTCTTCCAAATCAAGAGGATTTCAAGCATTGTGGCCAAGACAGATTCGGGACGCAGGCTTGGTGCTATTAGGGTATTCGATAGGATTATCACTTACAAAAACGGCTTTGATCCAAATTTTTGGAAAACTGCCCTTAATGCTTTTATTAACCATCATTCTTATAGCCTTTTGTTCTGGGATTGCTTTTTTTGTTTCTAAGCTTTCAGGTATTGATTACCCTACCGTCCTCACTGGCAGTATTCCAGGAGGACTTTCTCAAATGATTACTTTTGCAGAAGAGGCAAAGGGGATTGATCTGACTGTTGTTACTTTTCTACAAGTAACACGTGTAATTATCATTATTTTCTCGGTTCCTTTTTTAATTAGTAGCCCAATATTTGATCATCTTTCAGGTAAACCCACTCTTGACCTTGCTGAAAACACTGGATTGTTTTTTCCTAACATCCTTCTATTTGTGGTAATATGTGTGATTTTTGCTTTCATAGGAAAAAAGCTGAATTTCCCTACACCATTTTTATTAGGACCAATTGTTGGAACTGCTATCTTGACCATTTCTGGTTTCCACGGTCCGGAACTGCCAACCATCCTATTAGATTTATCTCAATTCATGATTGGGAGCTACATTGGCTTAATGTTAAAACCAGAAAAGCTTGAGAATAAAACAAAAATCCTCTCACTGGCGATCGTTAGCGGAATTGTAATGGTTTTGGGATCATTAGGGATGAGCGTGCTTCTTGTCCATTTTTACGATATCACACCTTCGACAGGCTTTTTAAGTTTAACTCCTGGAGGTGCAGATCAAATGGCTATTCTCGCACATGAAGTCCAAGCGGATTTATCCATGGTGGCGGGCTTTCAATTATTCCGGCTTCTATTTATCTTTTTTGCTGTACCTCCATTGCTAAGATTGATTTTTAAAAAGAAGTTGTTAAAAAAAGAGGAAAAGCCCACCTAATCAATTAGGTGGGCTTTTCGATTATACACCGCGCTTATTACCCCAAAGCAGAGCATGTAGTTGAGGCAACACTCTGACATTGTTTAGCTGACTGTCTTCGACTACCCGATTGACGAGCCACTCATATTTATTAAGCAGCTTTTGGATTAGTTCTTGATTATTACCATTCATAATATCGTCATTCCCTACCTGCAAATAAAAAGGTATACCTTTATAACGCTTATGGACCATTCTTGCATATTCGAGATCAGTTTCATCGAAAATAACGACTTTTAAACTAACATTATTCTCAAACTGGTTTTCATCTAAATTTATAAAAATTGAATCTAATATTTCAAAATTTGTTTCCATGTTCGAGCTTGGAGGTTTTGGCGAGATGGTGAGTTCATCAATTTTTAAAAACCAATCCTGCCATCTGCTTCCCTGTGTTTCAATTCCAATCTTAATCTCATTTTCTGTTAATAAATCAATCAGTGAATCTAGATTTTTTAAAAGTGCAGGATTCCCCCCTGAGATGGTAACAAAGGAGAAATTGTCCCCGCCAAGGGCTTTTAATTCTGTCAAAATTTCTTCTGCAGTCATCTGCCTAATATCATCTTTGGCGCTGCCATCCCACGTGAAGGCTGAATCACACCAGCTGCAGGAGTAATCGCAGCCGGCTGTTCGAACAAACATTGTTTTTTGTCCAACGACCATTCCTTCTCCTTGAATCGTTGGGCCAAAAATCTCTAATACGGGAATTCTGTTCATTCCTCCATCCACTCCCTTCTCGCTTCTGCATAGCTGGTAGGCGTTTCAAAAAGACGGACAAATTCTACTCTAGCTCCAATATAATGATCCTTGTTTTCCTCTTTGGCTAATGCTTCTTTCATTTTTTCATAAATCCAGACGACGATGTTTTCGGCAGTAGTATTCATAGGAGGAAGGGTTTCGTTTAAATAACGGTGATCAAGGTGAATTTCAATTTCATTTTTCCATATCTCCTTGATATCGCCAAAATCCATCATTAATCCTCTGTCATCTACATAGCCGCTAATCCCAAAGACCACTTTATAGGTATGTCCGTGGAGATTCTTGCATTTACCTTCATAGCAGTGCAGGTGATGGGACGCATCAAAAGTAAATTCCTTGCTGACTAAAACGCGCTTATTATGATACTTGAGCTCTTTTCGCTGGATATCCTCATCTATTTTTTGCAGTTTATCGACGATTCTAAAGCCGTACATCTCTTAAAACCCCCCACTTAGAAAGTCATCAAGTCCGCGTTTTCTTAACACACATGCCGGACATTCGCCGCAGCCGTCAGAAATAACACCATTGTAGCAGGTCAATGTTTTCTCACGTACAAAATTAAATGCATCTAATTCATCTGCTAATGCCCATGTTTCCGCTTTATTCAGCCGCATTAATGGGGTGTGGATTACAAAGTTATCATCCATGGAAAGATTTAAGGTTACATTTAAAGATTTAATAAAAATATCACGGCAATCTGGGTAGCCGCTGAAATCTGTTTCACAAACACCTGTGACTAAATGCTTGGCACCAACCTGACGGGCTAATACTCCTGCAAAGGTAAGGAACAATAGATTTCTTCCTGGAACAAACGTTGAAGGCAGTTCACCTTCTTCTCCTTCTTTAACTTCAATATCTGAGCGTGTTAACGCATTCGGTGCAAGCTGATTTAATAAAGACATATCTAAAATATGGTGTTTTACACCTAGTTCATTAGCTATATTTTTGGCACATTCAATTTCTAAACTATGCCGTTGATTGTAGTCGAAAGTGACGGCTTCCACCTCTTTAAATTGTTTTAATGCCCAAAATAAACAAGTAGTACTGTCCTGCCCGCCGCTAAAAACGACAATGGCTTTTTCATCTTTTAACATGAGTAATGAAACTCCTTCCAAAATAGAAGAAGCAGTACCCCAAGATAGAAGTACTGCTTCTTCTTAGTTTTTTTAACGAGGGGTGCTAGAACCTCCATTGTTTTCTGTTAGTATGATACCATAATATAAGTAAAAGATTAATCTTTTAAATATTGGGATTATTTATTGTCCAATATTTTTCAATTGACGTTTGGCTGAGTGTCCTTTATCATATGGAGAAGATAATACCCGTACTTATACGGGAGAGGTTCATAGCTGATACCCTCTATAAAAAACTAT
This genomic stretch from Neobacillus niacini harbors:
- a CDS encoding transglycosylase domain-containing protein, whose protein sequence is MEQRQQRKASKQRDWSQFLNKSLVKKLIIAGIIVALCGLLVVNIFIWTSDVSKLNKPAPLPTIIYDQNGEIASKISNSSIEGVGIKQIPEEVIHAVVATEDQRFYNHGGINYFAIMKAFVKNMLSGDIVAGGSTVTQQLAKNAFLTHERTYTRKIKELIITKKIERTYSKDEIMERYLNQIYFGEGAWGIQRAAKTYFGKEASELTLSESAMLAGLIKAPSILSPFKNMEKSIERRNLVLSLMEQEGYISASDVKKAKEQPVVLKEEEVEDEYDGKYPYYVDHIIEEAMTKYKLTKNEVLSGGLHIFTELNPTIQKATEEVYQNDNLFPASQSDQLLQSGAIFIAPESGGIQALVGGRGEHTLLGFNRATQLVRQPGSTMKPLAVYTPALEQGYEVFDLLQDSPLNIGGYQPKNFDKQYRGEVTMYDAVVNSYNVPPVWLLNEIGLEQGTKSVERFGISLQEEDHSLGIALGGMHEGTSPLLMAQAYSAFANDGTMAEAHSIQKIEDADGKVIAKWKNKSTKITDPEIAQKITYMLKGVVQEGTGKKAFMDGIDIAGKTGSTQLPFANDAGTKDHWFVGYTPDVVGAVWLGYDQTDETHYLGTSSSGTTPVIFKEILSKAKSELSDEKFALSGIEKKYKNEIKKIKEVMEKARKEQEKEKEKENQKKYNGKGNKEKNKGKKDKDKDKDKDKDENEEDEDE
- a CDS encoding carbohydrate-binding domain-containing protein gives rise to the protein MKKKSMFLKAGSIIVCSTLLFSCSQNNDSTTESSTIAAVNTEELSTIGDKEVSAVIGETISYSDDDFYTDWENEYPTYIELNGASASFDGTGAVLVTNNVVTLRAAGVYVISGNLDDGQIIVDAEDKGTVKLVLNGASINSSNQAPIYVKNAGKTVVSLPEGTDNTLSDGTEYVLEDSSDEPNAALFSKDNLTINGTGKLTVHGNYNNGITSKDELRITGGTIEIDSVDDGLMGRDVVGVKEGTITIVAGGDGIKSSNDKDSSKGNIALEGGRYDITASSDGIQAESSLLIADGDYTISSGGGSPETVATKGNDMRPTGNETTTTTTTVTETDSAKGLKATVDVAIGGGRFKIDSSDDAVHSNNSVTITDGEMTIASGDDGIHGDTAVLTKGGKINITKSYEGIESKVISIADGEIDVTASDDGINVGGGNDGSGIDFQSTETDDNLLSISGGTVTVNSAGDGLDSNGAIQMTAGTVLVNGPTDNGNGSLDYDQSFEMTGGFLIAAGSAGMLQATSEQSIQNAMVMTYPETQAAGTLLHLEDSDGNTVATFAPEKDYQAVFISSPNLEKDKDYTLYSGGTSTGKEADGLYSDGDYTGGTKVVEFTISDSVTWLNESGVTTGSSGGPGGGGMRGGGQRPDRGQTPPTGEAPDGSQTPPTTNQ
- a CDS encoding DUF3231 family protein codes for the protein MEVDKKVMITAAELAQLWAQYMNDSGSACVLTFFLEKVEDPEIKPIIEFALQLSKKHIEKLTVLFNEEDYPVPYGFNVDEDVDLAAPKLYSDSYVLQFIHQMSKIGLTTYSASVASAVRSDITDYYIECLSETMQLYKVSKDLLLEKGLYVRSPHLPMEKVEFVNKQAFLWDAIGEKRPLIVAEVGNLYANAQRNILGTATLIGFSQVAKDKEVIQFLLRGIDIGKKHIKLFGKKLEECNLPVPASLSAEVTTSTSYTFSDKLIMFFTAGLIGLSIGYYGTGVAQSPRLDLGVMYNRLSLEIQLYSEYGANIMINHKWMEQPPMAVDRGELGTEKT
- a CDS encoding Fur-regulated basic protein FbpA, with the protein product MKNILRTAVQQRRQFLIDKLLKVGVFKKEDRHLYEWTLSDLEEEYKYIETSSLAKGKMDQDNQLQQ
- a CDS encoding AbrB family transcriptional regulator, yielding MFLINLNKKINRFYITLFIASLGGILFSLLGIPIPWLLGPMTAVLISSKSRGFQALWPRQIRDAGLVLLGYSIGLSLTKTALIQIFGKLPLMLLLTIILIAFCSGIAFFVSKLSGIDYPTVLTGSIPGGLSQMITFAEEAKGIDLTVVTFLQVTRVIIIIFSVPFLISSPIFDHLSGKPTLDLAENTGLFFPNILLFVVICVIFAFIGKKLNFPTPFLLGPIVGTAILTISGFHGPELPTILLDLSQFMIGSYIGLMLKPEKLENKTKILSLAIVSGIVMVLGSLGMSVLLVHFYDITPSTGFLSLTPGGADQMAILAHEVQADLSMVAGFQLFRLLFIFFAVPPLLRLIFKKKLLKKEEKPT
- the queE gene encoding 7-carboxy-7-deazaguanine synthase QueE encodes the protein MNRIPVLEIFGPTIQGEGMVVGQKTMFVRTAGCDYSCSWCDSAFTWDGSAKDDIRQMTAEEILTELKALGGDNFSFVTISGGNPALLKNLDSLIDLLTENEIKIGIETQGSRWQDWFLKIDELTISPKPPSSNMETNFEILDSIFINLDENQFENNVSLKVVIFDETDLEYARMVHKRYKGIPFYLQVGNDDIMNGNNQELIQKLLNKYEWLVNRVVEDSQLNNVRVLPQLHALLWGNKRGV
- the queD gene encoding 6-carboxytetrahydropterin synthase QueD, yielding MYGFRIVDKLQKIDEDIQRKELKYHNKRVLVSKEFTFDASHHLHCYEGKCKNLHGHTYKVVFGISGYVDDRGLMMDFGDIKEIWKNEIEIHLDHRYLNETLPPMNTTAENIVVWIYEKMKEALAKEENKDHYIGARVEFVRLFETPTSYAEARREWMEE
- the queC gene encoding 7-cyano-7-deazaguanine synthase QueC; its protein translation is MEGVSLLMLKDEKAIVVFSGGQDSTTCLFWALKQFKEVEAVTFDYNQRHSLEIECAKNIANELGVKHHILDMSLLNQLAPNALTRSDIEVKEGEEGELPSTFVPGRNLLFLTFAGVLARQVGAKHLVTGVCETDFSGYPDCRDIFIKSLNVTLNLSMDDNFVIHTPLMRLNKAETWALADELDAFNFVREKTLTCYNGVISDGCGECPACVLRKRGLDDFLSGGF